In Leptidea sinapis chromosome 21, ilLepSina1.1, whole genome shotgun sequence, the following proteins share a genomic window:
- the LOC126970647 gene encoding tissue-type plasminogen activator-like translates to MKKNLIILLTGLFAQNVVSQEDYEIKRGTYPFMAFIYYTDEKLVDSNGDRVMHAGILLKPEWLLSSSLESDQVPLAFPQKTLMARLGSVAIDSSLSLNDDDGEQEREIIEVIRPYNFTVETWWYSDISLLKTLTPFNITMAVKTTSMSPRSTDLVDKKCFILLYMRKNSTEKLLTHMAVNVLPATIETCGDKFREGKMICANDVDKKTDTSDSKFCSGNSGGPLLCYTEPVGLQTYINNCDVPHLYHIFSGWTDFIKCAIQDECHEDQCSAVCTAINKDPNESSTAVATEQAKVMLMEYPHKEIKEDTPAVTNFGNESDESNAAQETSYETPTVTNARVEEVTTSTSTTTTTQETAMMEDGSTSETIVAQESESTSLSSVAETIERRTNPEARQLPKKTRSGAFVFTPCISKILVILFSLLY, encoded by the exons atgaagaaaaatttaataatattgctgaCGG GACTATTTGCACAAAATGTCGTTTCTCAAGAAGACTATGAAATCAAAAGGGGAACATATCCATTCATG gcttttatttattataccgaCGAGAAACTGGTGGACAGCAACGGTGACCGCGTTATGCATGCTGGTATACTTTTGAAGCCTGAATGGCTTTTATCTTCTTCTCTGGAGAGCGACCAAGTACCCTTAGCATTCCCTCAAAAAACCCTTATGGCTCGGCTTGGAAGTGTTGCTATAGACAGCTCCTTATCGCTAAATGACGATGATGGTGAACAAGAACGAGAG ATAATTGAAGTTATACGGCCATACAATTTTACTGTGGAAACATGGTGGTACAGCGATATATCACTTTTGAAGACACTGACGCCGTTCAACATAACAATGGCCGTGAAGACCACTTCAATGTCACCGAGATCAACGGATTTAGTCGATAAAAAATGCTTCATATTGCTGTACATG AGGAAGAATAGTACTGAAAAACTCTTAACTCATATGGCGGTTAATGTCTTACCAGCAACTATTGAAACCTGTGGTGACAAATTCAGAGAAGGCAAAATGATTTGTGCCAATGATGTAGACAAGAAAACGGATACTAGTGATTCCAAATTTTGCAGC GGTAATAGTGGAGGTCCTTTATTATGCTACACTGAGCCAGTAGGACTACAGACATATATAAACAATTGCGATGTTCCTCATCTTTACCACATATTCTCCGGTTGGACTGACTTCATAAAGTGTGCCATTCAAGACGAATGTCATGAAGATCAATGCTCCGCAGTGTGTACTGCCATTAACAAAGATCCAAATGAATCGTCTACAGCAGTAGCAACTGAACAGGCAAAAGTAATGTTAATGGAATATCCTCACAAAGAAATTAAAGAGGACACGCCAGCAGTGACAAATTTTGGAAATGAGTCTGATGAAAGCAACGCTGCTCAGGAAACTAGTTATGAAACACCAACAGTGACGAATGCTAGAGTCGAAGAAGTGACAACATCTACATCCACTACTACAACTACCCAGGAAACAGCTATGATGGAAGATGGTAGCACTTCGGAGACTATTGTGGCACAAGAATCAGAGTCCACTAGTTTATCGAGTGTTGCTGAGACGATTGAGCGACGAACTAATCCTGAAGCCCGACAACTCCCAAAGAAAACTAGAAGCGGAGCTTTTGTGTTCACACCATGCATATCTAAAATTTTAGTTATCTTATTTAGTCTACTTTATTGA